Proteins co-encoded in one Carcharodon carcharias isolate sCarCar2 chromosome 7, sCarCar2.pri, whole genome shotgun sequence genomic window:
- the LOC121280229 gene encoding thyrotropin-releasing hormone receptor-like: MKNVSRFLTPTNISLANSASAGTDLIYKSVEYKAASVLLVLAICGTGIIGNIMVVLVVLTARHMRTPTNCYLVSLAVADLMVLVAAGLPNISDSLIEEWIYGHAGCLGITYLQYLGINASSCSITAFTVERYIAICHPIKAQSMCTVSRAKKILAFLWVITSFYCMLWFFLVDININSRQNAECGYKVSRNLYLPIYFIDFTIFYVIPLIVATVLYGLIGRVLFLSPIPAQVETGTEHWKERPGTESNCPQSSSRTNKGAISSRKQVTKMLAVVVILFALLWMPYRTIVVVNSFIDKQYENAWFLLFCRLCVYANSAINPVIYNLMSQKFRSAFKRLCNCSQDDTQKRPMYTTPLNYSVVRAPITRSPEVNGKQQGEKQTLQEEATNIKMEESKSTAKGQMYFSVV, from the exons ATGAAAAACGTGAGTAGATTTCTGACTCCCACTAATATCTCCCTGGCAAATTCAGCATCTGCTGGAACAGACTTGATTTACAAATCCGTAGAGTACAAGGCTGCCTCAGTGCTGCTGGTATTGGCCATTTGTGGAACTGGAATCATCGGGAATATTATGGTGGTCCTGGTGGTTCTGACTGCCAGACACATGAGAACCCCAACCAACTGTTACCTAGTCAGTCTCgctgtggctgatctgatggtcCTGGTGGCTGCAGGGTTACCCAATATTTCTGACAGTCTGATCGAGGAATGGATCTATGGCCATGCAGGCTGCCTGGGTATTACCTACCTACAATACTTGGGCATTAATGCATCATCATGTTCCATCACAGCATTCACTGTGGAAAGATACATCGCCATCTGCCATCCAATAAAAGCCCAGTCCATGTGCACTGTCTCCAGAGCTAAGAAAATCCTAGCATTTCTATGGGTAATTACCTCCTTCTATTGCATGTTGTGGTTTTTCTTGGTGGATATCAACATCAATAGCAGGCAGAATGCTGAGTGCGGCTACAAAGTCTCCAGGAATCTATACTTGCCCATCTACTTCATTGATTTTACCATCTTCTATGTGATTCCCCTGATTGTGGCCACAGTGCTGTATGGTCTGATTGGGCGGGTCCTTTTCCTCAGTCCAATTCCAGCCCAAGTTGAGACAGGAACGGAGCATTGGAAGGAGCGCCCTGGGACAGAAAGTAACTGTCCACAGTCTTCCAGCCGGACAAACAAGGGGGCCATCTCATCCAGGAAACAG GTCACTAAGATGCTGGCAGTGGTGGTTATTCTGTTTGCTTTACTCTGGATGCCTTACAGAACAATAGTAGTGGTCAATTCCTTCATAGACAAACAATATGAGAATGCCTGGTTCCTTTTATTCtgcagactgtgtgtgtatgccaacagtgctatcaatcctGTAATTTATAATCTAATGTCCCAGAAATTCAGATCTGCTTTCAAAAGACTGTGTAATTGTAGCCAGGATGATACTCAGAAGCGTCCCATGTACACAACTCCTCTTAACTACAGCGTGGTGCGGGCTCCAATCACCAGGAGCCCTGAAGTTAATGGCAAGCAACAAGGTGAAAAGCAGACTCTGCAGGAGGAAGCCACCAACATTAAAATGGAAGAAAGTAAATCCACGGCAAAAGGCCAGATGTACTTTAGTGTTGTTTAA